A genomic stretch from candidate division WOR-1 bacterium RIFOXYB2_FULL_36_35 includes:
- a CDS encoding [FeFe] hydrogenase H-cluster radical SAM maturase HydG, producing the protein CFLSMLQIKQETEAILKAGQKRILLVAGESYPNDSFQYILDAIKTVYSARDGKNNIRRVNVNIAPLNIDQFKELKKSGIGTYQLFQETYHKETYEKMHVKGPKADYEKRINTIDKAFEAEIDDVGLGVLFGLYDYKFEVLALMMHIEYLEKKFGLGPHTLSVPRLEPAIGSSVSLKPPYPVSDIDFKKIIAVLRLSVPYTGIILSTRETPEIRRESFSLGISQISAGSRTNPGGYSDGGIENREQFSLGDHRQLDEVILDVCRMGYIPSFCTGCYRLGRTGLDFMELAKPGEIKNKCLPNALISFKEYICDYASEDVKILGDKMILDSIDKIKNENIKKFVINSLGNVEQGARDIYC; encoded by the coding sequence GATGTTTTCTTTCAATGCTTCAAATAAAACAAGAGACGGAGGCAATTCTTAAAGCAGGACAAAAGAGGATACTTTTGGTTGCGGGTGAATCTTATCCCAATGACAGCTTTCAGTACATTCTAGATGCTATAAAGACGGTTTATTCAGCTCGCGACGGGAAAAACAACATAAGAAGAGTAAATGTAAATATTGCGCCGCTTAATATCGACCAATTCAAAGAACTTAAAAAATCGGGGATAGGAACATACCAATTATTCCAGGAAACTTATCATAAAGAGACATATGAAAAAATGCATGTCAAAGGACCAAAAGCTGATTATGAAAAGAGGATAAATACAATTGATAAGGCTTTTGAGGCGGAGATTGATGATGTGGGGCTTGGTGTTTTATTCGGTCTTTATGATTATAAGTTTGAAGTTTTGGCGCTTATGATGCATATAGAATATCTTGAAAAAAAATTTGGGCTGGGACCTCATACTCTTTCTGTCCCGAGATTGGAACCTGCGATTGGATCGTCCGTATCTTTAAAACCTCCATACCCTGTTTCCGATATTGATTTTAAAAAGATAATAGCGGTTTTAAGATTGAGTGTTCCCTATACCGGCATAATATTAAGCACTAGAGAAACTCCGGAAATAAGAAGAGAGTCTTTCTCTTTGGGAATTTCCCAGATAAGTGCAGGGAGCAGGACTAATCCTGGAGGATATTCAGATGGCGGAATAGAAAACAGAGAGCAGTTTTCTTTGGGAGACCACAGACAGCTTGACGAAGTTATCTTAGATGTTTGCAGAATGGGTTATATCCCGTCGTTTTGCACCGGTTGTTACAGACTTGGACGGACAGGGCTTGATTTTATGGAACTTGCAAAACCGGGGGAGATCAAAAACAAATGCCTGCCAAACGCGTTAATATCCTTTAAGGAATATATTTGTGATTATGCGTCAGAAGATGTTAAAATATTAGGGGATAAGATGATTTTGGATAGTATTGATAAAATAAAAAATGAGAACATTAAAAAATTTGTTATCAACTCTTTAGGGAATGTTGAGCAAGGAGCTCGGGATATTTATTGTTGA